The Streptomyces kanamyceticus genome window below encodes:
- a CDS encoding type I polyketide synthase, with protein sequence MTSDPTDQTLLRAAETIRSLRGRITELQEQQGRAAEPIAIVAATCRLPGGANSPEAYWELVASGRDAVRPLTGDRWRGIDFGALDDPAFARLAQHAGQIDEVDGFDGEFFAISDTEADLMDPQQRILLEIAWEATERAGWTPDELERTPTGVFIGAGHQDYMLASLAARPDVSSRLSTGSGARSLLANRLSFQYGFQGPSMTVDTACSSSLVAVHLACQSLRAGDCDRALAGGVNLILSPLSTTMTGRALPLAPDGRTKALAADADGMVRGEGAGLVALKRLSDALADGDPIEAVILADATNQDGRTNGLTAPSALAQEALMRRTLHASGKSAQDITFVEMHGTGTPLGDPIEYEAIRAVYGTGGDQAPTCWLGSVKANLGHLESAAGVASLIKAVGALRHGRIPQQINLGEISPFIDLEGERFAVPRRLEPWTSTEARYAAVSSFGFGGTNAHLIIGHPDAVPAVREYANRPERSQDPGPDAPALIPLSARTGPALAAQLEQFAAHLEGMDAPQIQQAATAAARRRGPHPRRAAVCAARPELLPDALRRAANSPAVLAASPAARQNLAFVYSGQSAQWPRMGISLAGHDSLIREELTAWDEAVRQAGGPPLLATLAGPESERALADTRFAQLAIAALQAALTERLRDWGLIPVAVCGHSVGEVSAAVAAGALSREQAVQVLLARGEALHQHAAGGAMLAVRAPAAEVAAALAKAQSSPSAPGTGVGIAAVNSPQGTVISGPAKEMEALREHLSHWRVTRLATDYAFHSPGLGPVAEQLLTDLKDLQPAASRTPVYSSVTGSLLPGEHLRAGHWADNAARPVLFGNAVDAMLADGVSAFVELGPHPALLPHLQRALDQSGVKGAAVATLRKNEDERLGLRAAVGQLWSAGCAVDWAALHPGPARMVTLPTYPWQRKKHWVTHADPATDTTAAPTGAAAAPAGPGLDESAVLGRLITHLADFMQADAEALDPDRSARDLDIDSVSIVELKNRLENDLGTPIPITVLMEGATLRDIARTLTAAGNQRGPTSEEARRALENLDDLSEEELDRLLAALDSEDGR encoded by the coding sequence ATGACCAGCGATCCGACCGACCAGACACTGCTCCGCGCCGCCGAAACCATCCGCTCCTTGCGAGGGCGCATCACCGAACTGCAAGAACAGCAGGGCCGCGCGGCCGAGCCCATCGCCATCGTCGCCGCCACCTGCCGCCTGCCCGGCGGGGCCAACAGCCCCGAAGCGTACTGGGAGTTGGTGGCCTCGGGCCGTGACGCGGTGCGTCCGCTCACCGGCGACCGCTGGCGCGGCATCGACTTCGGCGCACTGGACGATCCCGCCTTCGCCCGGCTCGCCCAGCACGCCGGGCAGATCGACGAAGTCGACGGCTTCGACGGCGAGTTCTTCGCCATCAGCGACACCGAAGCCGACCTGATGGACCCACAGCAGCGCATCCTGCTGGAGATCGCCTGGGAAGCCACCGAACGAGCAGGCTGGACACCCGACGAACTCGAACGGACGCCGACGGGGGTGTTCATCGGCGCCGGCCACCAGGACTACATGCTCGCCTCGCTCGCGGCCCGGCCCGATGTCAGCAGTCGGCTCTCCACGGGCAGCGGCGCACGGAGCCTGCTCGCCAACCGCCTGAGTTTCCAGTACGGGTTCCAGGGCCCCAGCATGACGGTCGACACGGCCTGCTCCTCCTCGCTGGTCGCCGTCCATCTCGCCTGCCAGAGCCTGCGGGCGGGCGACTGCGACCGGGCCCTGGCCGGAGGCGTCAACCTCATCCTGTCCCCGCTGTCCACCACCATGACCGGTCGTGCGCTGCCGCTGGCCCCGGACGGCCGCACCAAGGCGCTGGCCGCCGACGCGGACGGCATGGTCCGCGGTGAGGGCGCCGGACTCGTGGCACTCAAGCGCCTCTCGGACGCGCTCGCCGACGGAGATCCGATCGAAGCCGTCATCCTCGCGGACGCAACCAACCAGGACGGCAGGACCAACGGCCTGACCGCGCCCTCCGCGCTGGCCCAGGAGGCGCTGATGCGCCGCACCCTGCACGCTTCCGGGAAAAGCGCTCAGGACATCACGTTCGTCGAGATGCACGGCACCGGAACGCCCCTGGGGGACCCGATCGAGTACGAGGCGATCCGCGCCGTGTACGGAACGGGCGGCGATCAGGCACCTACTTGCTGGCTGGGTTCGGTCAAGGCCAACCTCGGTCACCTGGAGTCCGCGGCCGGGGTCGCCTCACTGATCAAGGCCGTCGGCGCGCTCCGCCACGGTCGCATACCGCAGCAGATCAACCTGGGCGAGATCAGCCCGTTCATCGATCTGGAGGGCGAGCGTTTCGCGGTCCCGCGGCGTCTGGAACCGTGGACCTCCACGGAAGCCCGTTACGCGGCCGTCAGTTCCTTCGGCTTCGGCGGCACCAACGCGCATCTGATCATCGGCCACCCCGACGCCGTGCCCGCGGTGCGCGAGTACGCCAACCGCCCGGAAAGGTCTCAGGACCCGGGCCCGGACGCCCCCGCTCTGATCCCCCTCTCCGCGCGAACCGGACCCGCCCTCGCGGCACAGCTGGAGCAATTCGCCGCGCATCTGGAGGGCATGGACGCCCCGCAGATCCAGCAGGCCGCCACAGCGGCGGCCCGGCGCCGGGGGCCCCATCCACGGCGCGCGGCTGTCTGCGCGGCCCGCCCCGAGCTGCTTCCCGACGCGTTGAGGCGTGCGGCGAACAGCCCGGCCGTCCTCGCCGCTTCCCCCGCCGCGCGGCAGAATCTGGCATTCGTCTACTCCGGGCAGTCGGCGCAATGGCCACGCATGGGCATCTCCCTCGCCGGACACGACTCCCTCATCCGCGAGGAGCTGACCGCGTGGGACGAGGCCGTCCGGCAGGCCGGCGGGCCCCCGCTCCTTGCGACGCTGGCCGGCCCGGAATCCGAACGGGCCCTGGCCGATACCCGATTCGCGCAACTCGCCATCGCCGCACTCCAGGCGGCCCTCACCGAGCGCCTGCGCGACTGGGGCCTGATCCCGGTCGCCGTGTGCGGACACAGCGTCGGCGAGGTCTCCGCAGCCGTCGCCGCCGGAGCCCTCTCCCGCGAGCAGGCCGTGCAGGTGCTGCTCGCCCGGGGCGAGGCCCTGCACCAGCACGCCGCCGGAGGCGCGATGTTGGCCGTCCGAGCACCCGCTGCCGAGGTCGCCGCGGCGCTGGCCAAGGCGCAGTCCTCGCCGTCCGCGCCGGGAACGGGCGTCGGCATCGCCGCCGTCAACAGCCCCCAGGGAACGGTTATCTCCGGCCCGGCCAAGGAGATGGAGGCACTGCGCGAGCACCTCTCCCATTGGCGCGTCACCCGCCTGGCCACCGACTACGCCTTCCACAGCCCCGGGCTCGGCCCCGTCGCGGAACAACTCCTGACAGATCTGAAGGATCTGCAACCGGCAGCCTCGCGCACCCCTGTGTACTCCTCGGTCACCGGTTCGCTCCTGCCCGGGGAACATCTGCGGGCCGGGCACTGGGCGGACAACGCCGCCCGCCCGGTCCTGTTCGGCAACGCCGTGGACGCCATGCTCGCGGACGGGGTCAGCGCCTTCGTCGAGCTGGGACCGCACCCGGCGCTGCTGCCCCATCTGCAAAGGGCCCTCGACCAGAGCGGGGTGAAGGGCGCCGCCGTAGCCACGCTGCGCAAGAACGAGGACGAACGGCTCGGGTTGCGGGCAGCCGTCGGCCAGCTGTGGTCCGCCGGGTGTGCGGTGGACTGGGCCGCGCTGCACCCGGGGCCGGCCCGCATGGTCACGCTGCCGACCTACCCCTGGCAGCGCAAGAAGCACTGGGTCACGCACGCGGACCCCGCCACCGACACGACAGCCGCCCCGACCGGCGCCGCAGCCGCTCCGGCGGGGCCCGGCCTGGACGAGAGCGCCGTGCTCGGGCGGCTCATCACGCACTTGGCCGACTTCATGCAGGCCGACGCCGAAGCCCTGGACCCGGACCGTTCGGCCAGAGACCTGGACATCGACTCCGTGTCCATCGTCGAGCTGAAGAACCGGTTGGAGAACGACCTCGGGACGCCCATCCCGATCACCGTGCTCATGGAGGGCGCGACGCTGCGGGACATCGCCCGCACCCTCACAGCAGCCGGAAACCAGCGCGGGCCGACCTCAGAGGAAGCCCGCCGTGCCCTCGAAAACCTCGATGACCTGTCCGAGGAAGAACTCGATCGACTCCTCGCGGCACTCGACTCCGAAGACGGACGGTGA
- a CDS encoding type I polyketide synthase has protein sequence MSDTAPEAAHIAVVGLGCRVPGADSPTALWQLLLEGRDEIIRVPEDRTQFTAALRAVGEHGAGAQWGGFLEDIGRWDPAFFGISPAEAAAMDPQQALALEVSWRALENAGVVPDELAGSRTGVFFGQATHDHAMLLGAQPQAAAAGPFTNPGLAHSITANRLSYLWDLRGPSLAVDTACSSSLVAVHLAAQSLLTGECDLALAGGVNALLSPVPQLGAAALTALAPDGRCRTFDAAGKGYVRSEGAGAVVLRRLDDALADGDHIHAVLRATAVNQDGRTNGLTAPSGRAQTELIAGALRRAGITGAEQLGFVELHGTGTPLGDPIEARALATALADTLGEDRPPLAVGSIKANIGHLEAAAGILGLIKAALVLSRGVIPRNPHFTHVNPRIDLDAFRLRVPSTDLPWPDQAHCAAVSSFGFGGTNASAIIARTPNRSPVRRGVRAAFGPALLPLSARNEDALAALAGSWAEHVRTADTWAEIQDAARAAAVHRTHFAWRAGLVAADREELLGQLDKVATRSRPISPTAPVPVARLGFVYSGHGSQWNGMGRELLRTSAAFARRVEEIDTVFAPLLGWSPLRALRGERNADLDDISVAQPLIMTVQLALTAGLAELGIRPDAVVGHSMGEVSAAVAGQRLDLTTACRVLRARNDAVEAARGRGGMAVVEAGADEARTILRDAGSPVTVAADNSPRTCVLSGAAADLADAMTEFERRGRDARLVKVDYPSHGPLMRGPAQRLVDALGHVEQPAQNRAEAIDFYSSVQGGRFDGPLDTAYWKENLTSPVRAREAINAMADHGMTHLLEISPHPVLLAALGESVEGRSRPVTALATAYRDRPVPHGLHDVAAALYEHGRRPDAVADDITRHWAPRLPGHPFQRHQAHKPPQSVPAARTVPGDLTEVALQPGTFIAELTLPAAREEHHVAGRPALSAAELVALASWAADQAGLGEGCRIRDVDLRRRLPADAAVPLQLALLRGGGHAHPSSALVSFLFRESGRWTAGATCTVGVGTAPEPFPIRSAMAQVEVTVPAQLLTGRPAQGPSLLDPALPGLADALFDAYDNLPRLDEFTVARIGSAYLTPRLWSADRGTAYGWLHEADDQISIDLALVDSAGELLAQIQGVALQHLSELPGPSGSAPSQAQTSGESASSAPSPLRDLLDQATSTEERRTRLTAWLRAALGSILPGGLPAADPDQLLFAELGLESLMGVELRNRLERELGVRLSVALVWSHPTISQLSAELADVLERRDAPSTASGSGRPTRGAQPQPSADNASDALNQLLAELDSTS, from the coding sequence GTGTCTGACACGGCGCCCGAAGCCGCCCACATCGCCGTCGTCGGGCTCGGCTGCCGGGTTCCCGGCGCGGACAGCCCGACGGCCCTCTGGCAGTTACTGCTCGAGGGACGCGACGAGATCATCCGGGTGCCCGAGGACCGCACACAGTTCACCGCCGCCCTGCGGGCGGTCGGCGAGCACGGCGCCGGCGCCCAGTGGGGCGGATTCCTCGAGGACATCGGCCGATGGGACCCGGCGTTCTTCGGGATCTCCCCGGCCGAGGCGGCCGCGATGGACCCGCAGCAGGCACTCGCCCTCGAAGTCTCCTGGCGCGCCCTGGAGAACGCGGGCGTGGTCCCCGACGAGCTGGCGGGAAGCCGCACCGGAGTCTTCTTCGGGCAGGCCACACACGATCACGCCATGCTCCTGGGCGCCCAGCCGCAGGCAGCCGCAGCCGGACCGTTCACGAACCCCGGCCTCGCCCACTCGATCACTGCGAACCGCCTGTCCTACCTGTGGGACCTGCGAGGCCCCTCGCTGGCCGTGGACACCGCTTGTTCCTCCTCGCTCGTCGCCGTGCACCTGGCCGCCCAGAGCCTGCTGACCGGCGAGTGCGACCTGGCGCTGGCCGGGGGAGTGAACGCACTGCTGTCGCCGGTGCCGCAACTGGGCGCGGCCGCTCTGACCGCCCTTGCGCCCGACGGCCGCTGCCGCACCTTCGACGCGGCAGGCAAGGGATACGTACGATCCGAGGGCGCCGGGGCCGTCGTCCTGCGACGCTTGGACGACGCGCTCGCAGACGGAGACCACATCCACGCCGTCCTCCGTGCGACCGCCGTCAACCAGGACGGCCGCACCAACGGCCTGACCGCCCCGAGCGGACGCGCCCAGACCGAGCTGATCGCCGGTGCCCTGCGGCGCGCGGGCATCACCGGCGCCGAACAGCTCGGATTCGTGGAACTGCACGGAACGGGAACCCCGCTGGGGGACCCCATCGAGGCGCGCGCCCTGGCCACAGCCCTGGCCGACACGCTCGGCGAGGACCGGCCACCGCTGGCCGTCGGCTCGATCAAGGCGAACATCGGGCACCTGGAGGCGGCCGCAGGGATCCTCGGTCTGATCAAAGCCGCACTCGTCCTCAGCCGGGGAGTCATCCCGCGCAATCCGCACTTCACCCATGTCAACCCCCGCATCGACCTCGACGCCTTCCGCCTGCGAGTCCCCTCAACGGACCTTCCCTGGCCGGACCAGGCTCACTGCGCGGCCGTGAGCTCGTTCGGCTTCGGAGGCACCAACGCCTCCGCCATCATCGCCCGCACGCCAAACCGTTCCCCCGTACGGCGAGGTGTGCGGGCGGCCTTCGGGCCCGCCCTGTTGCCGCTGTCGGCGCGCAATGAAGACGCGCTGGCCGCCCTGGCGGGCTCGTGGGCCGAACACGTACGGACAGCCGACACCTGGGCTGAGATCCAAGACGCCGCCCGTGCCGCGGCAGTGCACCGGACCCACTTCGCGTGGCGCGCCGGGCTGGTCGCAGCCGACCGAGAAGAACTCCTCGGGCAACTGGACAAAGTGGCGACGCGGAGCCGGCCGATCTCACCGACCGCTCCGGTTCCCGTCGCACGCCTGGGCTTCGTGTACTCGGGGCACGGCTCGCAGTGGAACGGCATGGGCAGGGAACTCCTGCGCACCAGCGCGGCGTTCGCACGACGCGTCGAGGAGATCGACACGGTGTTCGCGCCCCTGCTGGGATGGAGCCCGCTGCGGGCACTGCGGGGCGAGCGGAACGCCGACCTCGACGACATCTCCGTTGCCCAGCCACTGATCATGACCGTTCAGCTGGCACTCACCGCCGGCCTCGCCGAGCTGGGAATCCGACCCGACGCGGTGGTCGGCCACAGCATGGGTGAGGTGAGCGCGGCCGTCGCCGGCCAAAGGCTCGACCTGACCACGGCCTGCCGGGTCCTGCGGGCCCGCAACGACGCGGTGGAGGCCGCACGGGGCCGCGGCGGCATGGCAGTGGTCGAGGCGGGCGCCGACGAGGCCAGGACCATCCTGCGGGACGCAGGCAGCCCGGTCACCGTCGCCGCCGACAACAGCCCCCGCACCTGCGTGCTCTCGGGAGCAGCCGCCGACCTGGCCGACGCCATGACGGAGTTCGAGCGCCGGGGCCGCGACGCCCGGCTGGTCAAGGTCGACTATCCCTCGCACGGCCCCCTGATGCGCGGGCCCGCACAACGACTCGTCGACGCACTGGGACACGTCGAGCAACCCGCACAGAATCGCGCCGAAGCAATCGACTTCTACTCGTCCGTCCAGGGCGGACGCTTCGACGGCCCTTTGGACACCGCCTACTGGAAAGAGAACCTGACCAGCCCGGTCCGGGCACGGGAAGCCATCAACGCCATGGCCGACCACGGCATGACCCACCTCCTGGAAATCAGCCCGCACCCGGTCCTGCTCGCCGCGCTGGGCGAAAGCGTCGAGGGCCGCAGCCGGCCCGTCACCGCACTCGCCACGGCCTACCGGGACCGGCCCGTGCCCCACGGCCTGCACGACGTGGCCGCCGCGTTGTACGAACACGGCCGGCGCCCCGATGCGGTGGCCGACGACATCACCCGCCACTGGGCACCCCGGTTGCCGGGACATCCCTTTCAGCGGCACCAGGCCCACAAGCCCCCTCAGAGTGTGCCCGCCGCCAGGACCGTCCCCGGAGACCTGACCGAGGTGGCGCTGCAGCCGGGGACCTTCATCGCCGAACTGACCCTGCCCGCCGCCCGCGAGGAACACCATGTAGCCGGTCGGCCCGCCCTCTCGGCCGCGGAGCTGGTCGCACTGGCCTCCTGGGCAGCGGACCAGGCAGGTCTCGGCGAAGGGTGCCGGATACGCGACGTGGACCTGCGCCGACGGCTCCCGGCCGACGCCGCGGTCCCCCTCCAACTCGCCCTGCTGCGCGGCGGCGGCCACGCCCACCCGTCCTCCGCGCTGGTGTCGTTCCTCTTCCGGGAATCCGGCCGGTGGACCGCTGGCGCCACCTGCACCGTCGGGGTCGGCACGGCACCCGAGCCCTTCCCCATCCGATCAGCGATGGCCCAAGTCGAGGTGACCGTGCCCGCACAGCTGCTCACCGGCCGCCCCGCGCAAGGCCCCAGCCTCCTGGACCCCGCGCTGCCCGGCCTGGCCGATGCATTGTTCGACGCTTACGACAACCTTCCCCGGCTTGACGAGTTCACCGTTGCCCGTATCGGCTCCGCCTACCTCACCCCGCGCCTGTGGTCCGCGGACCGCGGCACCGCCTACGGCTGGCTCCATGAGGCAGACGACCAGATCAGCATCGACCTGGCCCTGGTGGACAGCGCCGGAGAGCTGCTGGCCCAGATACAAGGCGTAGCGCTGCAACACCTGTCAGAACTCCCCGGCCCGTCGGGCAGCGCACCGAGCCAGGCCCAGACGTCCGGGGAGAGCGCCTCGTCCGCCCCGTCCCCCCTGCGGGACCTGTTGGACCAGGCCACCAGCACAGAAGAGCGCCGCACCCGACTCACCGCATGGCTGCGCGCCGCGCTCGGCAGCATCCTGCCCGGCGGATTGCCTGCTGCCGACCCCGACCAGTTGCTCTTCGCGGAGCTGGGACTCGAATCCCTGATGGGCGTAGAACTGCGCAACCGGCTCGAAAGGGAACTGGGAGTGCGCCTGTCCGTCGCACTCGTGTGGTCCCACCCCACGATCAGCCAACTCTCGGCAGAACTCGCCGACGTGCTCGAACGCCGCGATGCCCCTTCAACAGCGTCCGGCAGCGGCCGGCCGACGCGCGGCGCGCAGCCCCAGCCGTCCGCGGACAACGCCTCCGATGCGCTCAACCAGCTGCTGGCCGAGCTCGACAGCACGTCCTGA
- a CDS encoding acyl carrier protein, which yields MNTESAVHGNELAIAAMLQDAIATDLELAPGQRLDWHTSFVELGLDSAAVVAVSGAAGQRLGLEVPPEWLFDHPTIHGLAQFLARKTSPEEDRV from the coding sequence ATGAACACCGAATCCGCCGTGCACGGGAACGAGCTCGCCATCGCGGCCATGCTGCAGGACGCGATAGCGACAGACCTCGAACTCGCCCCGGGCCAACGCCTCGACTGGCACACCTCGTTCGTCGAACTCGGACTCGACTCGGCCGCGGTCGTGGCCGTTTCGGGTGCGGCCGGCCAGCGGCTGGGACTCGAGGTGCCGCCCGAGTGGCTCTTCGACCACCCCACCATCCACGGCCTCGCGCAGTTCCTCGCCCGCAAGACCTCGCCGGAGGAGGACCGTGTCTGA